The nucleotide window TTTTTTCCTCGGGCAGGCCGGCGTCGCGGAATTTCCGCATGAGGATGGCGCTGGCCGCCGTGGCCATGTCGGCCACGGCCGGCAACCGGTCCTCGGTGAAGTCGTAGACGGCGCGCACGGGCCTGGGATGGTGCAGGGTGAAGCCGCCCTTCCACATGTCGTCGTGGTCGAGGACGATTTTCACCTTGGGCCGGGCCAGGGATGTGAGCCAGGTCGGGAAACTGATGGGATGGAGCGGGAAGGCGAAGGCGTGGAGGATGTCCATCTTTTGGGTCAGGCATTCCCGGGCATTGAGGAACATCCGCAGGGTATGGCCGGTGTGGTAGGTGGCCAGGTTGACGCGCGGCAGGAGGCGGATGGTGAGGTTGCCTTCCGTGCGGTCGCGGATGGAAAGCGTCGGTTCGCGCGAGGCGCAGAGAAGCGTCACCGCATGCCCGCGCGCGGCGATATGCCGGGCGAGGTGGTAGCACCGGAAATAGGTGCCGTAGCCCTCGGGATTGTGATTGAGGTAGAGGATTTTCATTAGAGATTGGTTCTCACGAAGAGTTTTTCGGGAAGCGCCCGGACCAGGGCCATGATGGGCCGCCAGAACCAGGGGGCGTAGATCGTACCGCTGGCGCCCGCGGCGATGGCCTGGCGGATGTCGGCGGCCACCCGGGCCGGGGTGACGGTCAAACACTTGGGCGTGGGCGCGGCGGCGGTCATGCGGGTTCGCGTCCAGCCGGGCAGGACGGTGAGCACGCGCACGCCGGATTTGGCCAGCCGGTGGCGCAGGCCCGCGAGGTAGGCCGTCAGCCCGGCCTTGGCCGCGCCGTAGAGATAGTTGCTCTTGCGGCCGCGCTCGCCGGCCGGGGAGGACAGGCCGACGATGGTGCCGGCCCCGCGCCCTTCCATGTCCCGGGCGGCGATTTCGAGGATGGAGGCCGCGCCGGTCAGGTTCACGTCGAGGGCGGCCTTGGCCAGGGCGAAATCGCGCTGCGCCGCCTGCTGCTCGGGATAGAGGCCGAAGGCCACGACCACGATGTCCGGGGGCGTCTCCAGGGAATCGTAGAAGGCCTGGTGGCTGTCGAAGGCCGTGGCGTCGAAGGCGCGCACGGCAACGGGCGTGCCGCAAGCGGCCCGGATGTCGGCGGCGGCCTGTTCCAGGCGGGCCAGGTCGCGGGAGGCCAACGTCAGGCGGGCGGCGTCCTTATGGGCCAGTTCCCTGGCCAGGGCCAGGGCGATGTCCGAGCCCGCGCCCAGAAGGAGCACGTGGGGCGGCTGGCTGGCGGCGCTTTTCGGCCGCCGGGGCGGCAGGAGCGTATTCTTGAGCAGGCGCAGGCCGAACCGGGCGTAGTTGGCCACGATTTTGGGGTTGCCGCCGGCTTGCAGGAGCTTGCGGCCGATGTAGGTCGGGCGCAGGTGGAAATCGAGGAGCGTCTTTTTGCGGAAAGCCTCGATTTCCTCCATGGAAAGTCGGGTGGTGCCGACGGTCGGGGCGTTGAAATAGTCCTTGCCGAGCACCGTGCCGGGCAAAAGCCCCTCCTCCCGGGCGATTTCGTTGAGGCGCGTGCCGTAATACGGAATGGCGATGTGCAGTTCCAGGAAGTCGTTGTCGAGCTCGAAGATGTGCTTGCGAGTGGCTTCGAGGTGTTCGCGCCCTTCCCAGGGCAGGCCGACGAGGAAGAAGCCGAAGGTCAAAAGCCCCGCCTCCTTGGCCCATTTCGTGGCTTGCCGGTTGTCCTCGATGGTGGTGTGCTTGCGGATGCGCGAAAGCGTGTCCGGGCTGCCGGATTCGTAGCCGAAGGCCACCAGCCAGCAGCCGGCCTTTTTCATGAGAAAAAGCGTGTCGCGGTCCAGGGGCTTGGTCTTGGAGTTGGCCACCCAGCGGATCTTGCCGGCCAGGGGCGAAGCCAGGATGGCCTGGCACACGGCGGCGGTCCAGTCCCGGTCGAAGGTGAATGTGTCGGACTTGAAGAAGAAATCCCGGATGCCGTGGGTGAAATAGCACTCGGAAAGCTCGGCCAGGATGTTTTCCGGCGAGCGCAGGCGCAGCTTTTTGCCGGAAATCTTCGGCGTCATGCAGAAGATGCAGGCCGAGGGGCAGCCGCGCGAGGTGGCGATGGTGGCTTGGGGCTCGCCGGTGTCGGGCCGGGCGTAGAGGGCATTGTTGATGAGGCTTCTGTCCGGGAAGGGCAGGCTGTCCAGGTCGGTTTCCCAGGAGGCGAAATCCGTGGGCGTCCACACACCGTCCTTGTTGTAGAGGATGCCGCGAATGGACGGCACGGCGGCCGGGTCGCCGAAATGGGCGGCGGCCAGCCTGCCCACGATGAAATCCGATTCCAGGCCGATCAAATACGTGACGTCGGCCAGGTCGAGCTGTTCGAGGAGCGCCTGGTCCGGGGCGAAAAAGATCGCCCCCTTGAGCATGACCAGCAGGCCCGGCTTTTTGGCCGCGAGCTCCCGGACGAGTTTCAGGTCGTCGAAAATCGTGGAATTGGTGATGCTGACGAAGACGCCGTCCGGGTTCTCGCGGTCGAAATCGGCCAGCAGGTCGGCCGGGGCGGCCCGCTCGGTCTGGTAGTCGCGCAGGAAGACGGCGAAGCCTTCCTTTTTGAGCGTGGCGGCGGCGTAGCCCAGGTCGTTGGGGGCGCGCATGGAGGTGGCCGTGGACTGCTCCACGTTGCCCTGGGAACGGTCCTCGCCGCGCTGGTAGAAGCGGCCCGGCGGGTAGAAGAGCATGATCTTTTTCATGGATGACCGGAATGCTCCATGTAGAGGATGAGGTAGCAGCTGACGATCCACAGGACGAGTGAGGCCTGAATGAAGCCGTCGCGCAACAGCACCAGGGTCGGCGAGCCGCTTTTGCACTCGACCAGCGTGATCTGCAAGTAGCGCAGCACGCCCATGATGACGAAAATCGCCGTCAGGTACAACTTGTCCGAGCCGTGCTTGGCGATGACCTCGGGCGAAACGGTGTAGAGGATGTAGCTGACGATGACCACGGCGGCCATGATCATCATGGCGGCGGAGACGAATTCCAGGTTGTAGCCGTCAAGCGACCGGCGGGTTTTCTCGCAACCGGCGGCGGACAGCAGCAGGTCGTCGCGGCGCTTGGCGAAGCCGAGAAACAGGGCCAACAGGAAGGTCATCAGCACGATCCAGTGGCTGGGGGTGATGCCCGTGACCACGCCGCCGGCAAACACCCGCAGCACGAAGCCCACGGCGATACAGCCGAGGTCGATGAGCGCCTTGTGCTTGAGGGAGAAGCTGTAAAGCAGGTTGATGGCGAGATAGGCGGCCAGGATGCCGGCGAAGGGAAGATTGCCCAGGGTGACGGTGAAAAAAAACGCGCCGAAAAGGAGCAGCCCGGCAAAAAGCAGGCCCTCGGCCGGCGACAGGGCGCCGCTGGCCAGGGGACGGTTGCGCTTGGCGGGATGGGCCCGGTCCTCTTCCACGTCCCTGAGGTCATTGACGACGTAGACGGCGCTGGCGGTCAGGCAGAAGGCGATGAAGGCCACAATGGCCCGGGCCAGGGCCTCGGGACCGGCCAGCTTCCAGCCGAAAAAAAGCGGCAGGAAGACAAAGGCGTTTTTCACGTACTGGTGCGGCCTGGCGAGCTTGAGACAAGAGGCCAGGCGCGACGGGCGATGTTCCATACTGCTCCAGCCGGCCGGACGTGATCGCCTGGCGGGCGGCGATACCATAGCCGGGTTGCCCCGGCGCATCAATCTTCGCCCCGGGCGCCGCCAGGCGCGCGCGGGCCCGGCCAGGGGACAAGCAGGACCAGGCAGGCCAGACTCAGGACAACCCAGGCGCCGTGCACCACGGGCAGCATCCGGGCCATGATGGCCTGGTCGCGGAAAACGAGTTCGGCCTTGCCCGAGGCGCCGGGCGGCAGGGGGAAGGCGTTGAGGAAGCCGTAGCCCCGAACCGGCGCGATCTCGCGATCCATAAGGCGCAGCCGCCAGCCCGGGTGATAGGATTCGGCGAAAACGAGTATTTGCCCGCCGCTGCCCGGGGGCAGATCCAGGTCGTAGCGGCCCGGGTTGACCCGTTTGTAGCCCAGGGCCGGCGGCGCCCCCGACGCTACCGGACCGGACTCCAGGGCGACACGGTCCAGGGCGACGGTCGGCGGGCCGGAAAGGGCCAGGCGGGCATGGCCGGCCGCGTCCGTGGCCAGGGGCAGGCCGGTGACGTCCAGGGCACCGTCCCGCTCGAAAACGCGTTTGGCCCCGCCCGGCAGGGTCACGACATCCCCGGCCCGGCCGACCAGGCGCAGGGAAGCCGCGTAGGCCCCGGGGACCGGCGCCGCCAGGTCGAAGGCGGCCGGCAGCCGGGCCGCCGCGCCGAAAGACAGGGTCGCCCCGCCCGGCACCGGGGTTTCGGCCACCAGGCGCATGGGGCTGTTGGGGGCGTTGGCCTGGGAGGACAGCTGGGCCTGGCGCATGACGAAGCGCACGGTAACCGTGGTAGCCGGACCCGGGATACGGTGGACTTCCTTGCGGCCGTAGACATCCTCCCAGCGGCCGTCGGGCCGGCCGTCCACCCGGAAAAGCGGCGCAAACGGGCCGCCGTCCACGGACACCGCGGCGTCGACGTACGACGGCGCGGCCTTGTCGCCAAAAAGCCGGGGATAGGCCTCCAGGGTGACATCCCGGGTCGGCACCGGGAAAGCGGCGGTAAACGAAACGGTGCCCGGCGCGTCGCCTTCCACGGCGACCGTTCCGCCACCCGAAACGTCAACATCGCGCAGGACGGCCCCGGCGTTTTCGACGGCAACGCCGGCCTCGCCAGCCAAAAGCGGCACGGTCAGGCGCGGGGCCATGGGCGAAACCGGCCCGACGACGGCTTCCTCGGCCTCGGCCGCCAGGCGCGCCCCGCCCGAGCCGGCCAAGGCGGCCACCTGTTCCCGGGCCTCGTCGAAAGCCTCCTCGGGCACGGCCAGCAGGCCCGAAACGGCCACCCCCCGGCCGGGAACGGTCACGGTCAGGCCGTGGGGCGGGCCGGGCTCGAAGGTGGCCGTGCCGCAGTCGAGCCAGTCCAGGCCCTTGCCCAGGGGGCCGGCGTCGAGGCTGGCGATGGCCGCGCCGTCCAGGGATACGGTGGTGCGGCCGGCGAAGGCGTCGGCCCCCAGGCGCAGGAAAACCCGCCAGGAACCGTGGCCGATCAGCGGAAATTCCAGGCTGCCCGGCCCCTTGGACACGAGTCCCCCGCCGTCGAGGGCCGCGCCGCCAAAGCGGATGTCGTCCAGGACCCTGGCGGACAGGGGTTCGAAATCGCCGCTGCGGCCGGCGCCGGCCGCCGCCGCGAAGGCCTCGGCCGGCAGGTACGGCAAGACCAGTTCCGGCCAGGACCGGCCCAGGGAGACCAGGCCCGAAAGGCCCTGGCCCAGGCGCTTCAGGTCGGCGGCGGCCAGGTCCGCGCCGCCGAAGACGGCCTGGCCGGCGAAACCGGGATGGTCGCCGGCGGCCAGCGACAGCAGCAGCGGAAAGCCGCCGGCGGCGAGCGCCCCGCCGGAAACCAGGCGCAGGCGGGGCAGGGAGTCGGTGTTGGCGTAAACCTCCAGGGGCGGCGCCTGAATGGCGGCATCGGGCCGCAGGTCGGCCTGGGCGGCGACAAAGGGGGCCAGGATGTCGCCGGGATCGAAGAGCGTTTCCGGACCGCGCTTGGTGGTCGGCATCCAGCCGAAGGAACCGTAGGACAGATAGGCCACGCTCGGGTCGAACACGACCTTTCTTACGGCCATGAGCCCCAGCAGCCGGCCGAAGTCGGCCGTGACCGGCCAGGGCCGCATGAGCACGGACAGCAGGTAGCGGGAGTAGGGTTCGCCGAAAAAGGTCGGGCCCATGACCGCGTCCTTGCCGAGCATGGCGAAGTTGCGGGTGACGGCGTTTGGCGGCGGGGCCGGCACGTCGCCCGTGGGGCCGGCGATGGTCGGCCAGACGGTCAGGCGCCAGTCGCCCGGGTCGACGGCCAGGGCGGCGACCAGCGCCCGTTCGGCCGGGGAAACGGGTTGGGGCATCAGCGCCATGGTCTGGGTGGTGGCGTTTTTGGGCACGGCCAGGGAGCCGTTCAGGTACGGCCAGAGGTAGACGGCCAGGCAGGCGGCGGCGAAGGCCCCGGCCGCGACATCCGGCAACCGGCCGCCCCGCCAGAAGGTGCGCCGGGAGACCACGGCCAGGCCCATCCCGGCCAGAAGCGACAGGCCGGTGAAATACAGCGGCAGCCACCTGGCCGGCCGGGCCATGAGATAGAAAATCATGGGCACGCGGGCCAGGAGCTTTTCGTAGAAAACCGCCCCGGCCAGGGTTTTCGCCCCGGCCATGCAGCAAAACCCGGCCAGCAGGCAGGTGGCGGCGTACCATTTGAGCTCGCGGCCCCGGCCCTTGTAGGCCAGGCCCAGCAGGGTCAGGGCCAGCAGGCCGGCGGCGGCGGCGACCCAGACGGGATTGTCCTTGAAATTGACGGGATAGGCGTATTCCGTGCCCATGCCGTAGTTGTCGGTGTGGCCGAGCATGGCTTGGCGCAGGGGCGTGGAGAAGCGGCGGTACATGCCGAAATAGTTCTCGCGCACCTCCTCGGCCGTCTGGTGGTATTTGACCGTGGCCCCGCCGCCGGCCATGGACACGGCGGCCGGCACGAGCCAGTGCAGGCTCAGGGCAACGACCGTGGCGCCGGCCAGGCAAAAGGCGGCCAGGGGCTTGCCGCTTGGGCGCGAGGCCGTGGCGGCCAGGGTGAAAAGCACGGTCGTTGCCGCGAAAAAGACGATGCCAAAGGGCGAGGCCGAGCAGACCAGCGCCCCGAGCAGGCCGGCGGCCAGGGCCAGGCCGGCTGTCCGGCGCCAGCCCGGGGCCGCACCGGCCTTGGCCAGCAGCCAGACGACCCAGGGCAACAAGGCCAGGGCAAAGCCGGTTTCCTGGATGTGGCCGCTTATGGCCAAAGTGTACTGGCGGGGATTGAAGGCATAGAGCGTCGCGGCCAGGCAGGCCGGCCAGGCGCCCAGGCCCAGCAGGCCGCACAAGGCGGCGATGCCGCCGGCGCCGAGGACGGCATAGGCCGGCCCCGTGGCCTTGACCAGCACCGTGCCGCCCAGGGGCGCCAGGGACTCCCGCACCACGATGTCGAACCAGCGGTTGATGGCCCCGAAGGCCCCGGGCGCGCCGCCGTCGAACAGCGGATTCCAGCCGTATTGGGAAATGGAGGCCAGGCGCCGGTTCTCTTCGGGAAAGGGCGGCGTGACGTTGTCCCAGTTCTGGTAGATATGGCCCGGGGCGCAGAGAATCCCCCGGTAGGCGACAACGGCCAGGGCGGCCGCCACGGCCAGGACGACAAGGTATTTTCGCATGGCGCGCCGGGCTAGAGGTAGGCCCGCAGGCGGCGCCAGCCAAGGCGCAACGCCGACAGCCACGGGTTGCCCCCTTCCAGGGGTTCCATCAGGCGCACGTAACGGTGCAGCGAGGCGGCCAGGCCGAAAAACCGCTCGGCCAAGCCGCCGCCGTGGCGGGCCAGCCAGAAAAGCGGCCGTCGCCATCGCGGCAGGCGCACCATCCAGTAGAAGCAGGCGTTAAAGGCCGTCAGGGCCTCGGTGTCGGGCTGGCGCAGCACGGCCTGGTGGAACAGCCCGGCCTGCATGGCCTCGCCGGAAGCCAGGCCGCGTTCGACGATATGGTCGAACACCCTTGTGCCGCGGTAGGGCTGCAAAAGCCCCGACCAGGGGTGGTTGGCCGGCCCCAGGCGCAGGTTGAGGGCCAGGGTCTTTTCGGCCAGGGCCAGGGTCTCGCCGGGCAGGTTGAACATGTTGAAGGTGGAAAAGCGGATGCCGTGGGCGGAAAGCAGCTCGGCCGTGCGCAGGATCTGCTCCTCGCTGATCTTCTTGCCGAGCACCTCGTTGCGCAACCGCTCGTCGCCGGATTCCAGGCCGAAGGAGACCACCTTGCAGCCCGAGGCGGCCAGTTCGCGCACCAATTCGGCGTCGACCAGGTTGGCCCGCACGGCGCAGGTAAACGGCAGGCCGATTTCCGCCCGGTAGCGGGCCAGAAAGCCTTCCAGCCAGTCGCGGTCCTGGATGAACAGGTCGTCCACGAAGCCGACGTAGCGCACCCCGCCGGGCCGCTCGCGCCGCTCGCGGGCGATCTCCTCCAGGAGCCTATCGTGGCCGTGGCGGCGCACGTAGCGCCCCTTGCCGGCGTAGAGACGGCGCAGGACGTGGTTGTAGCAAAAGGAGCAGCTAAACGGGCAGCCCCGGGCGGCCAGGACCTCCACCCCGCCCCCTTCGACCAGTTCGGGGTAGCGGCGGCGGTAGAACCCCCGGTCGGGGAGCGGAAGGCTGTCCAGGTCGGCGCGCAGCGGATACAGATCGTTCTTGGCCAGCCCCGAGGCGGCCTTGACCCAAAAGCCCGGCACCCGCGCGCCGTCGCCGCCGCCGGCCAGGGCGTCGACGAACTCCGGCAGGGCGTCCTCGGCCTCGCCCCGGCAGACGGCATCGAGGCCGGGCTCGGCAACGAACTCCGGGAAAAACGTGGCATGGGGGCCGCCGGCCACGACCGGGCCGTTCCAGACGGCCTTGACCCGCGACGCGGCCTGGGCCGCCCAGCCCTCCAGGCCGGTCATGAGGGAAAAGGCCACGACATCGGGCCGCAGGGCCCGGGCCTTGTCGTAAAACGAGGCCTTTTCCTGGGACTCCACCAGCACGTCGGCCCCATGGCCCCGGGCGGCCAGGGCCGCGGCCAGGTACATGACGCCAAAGGACTCGTAGCCGTCGCGCTGGAGGAACAGGACCTTGGCCATGGGCCGGGTTCGCCTAGCCGGCCGACCGGGAATCGAGGATCTCCCCGGTATAGACGGCCGCCTCTTTCTTCATGATCTCGCGCCAATCGTACTCGCGCACCACCAGTTCGCGGCCGGCGTGGCCCAGGCGGGCGGCCAGGCCGCGATCCTCGATGAGGCGCAGGAACGCCCGGGCGAAGGCGTCCGCGTCGCCGCTTTTGGCCACCAGGGCGTTCTCGCCGTCCCGGGCGATCTCGCCGATGGCCTTGAGCCTGGTCACCACCACCGGCTTGCCGCAGCCCCAGTACTCGAAGAGCTTAAACGACAGGTAGTGGTCGTGGTTGAGAGTGGCCCGCAACGTCATGGCCCCGATGTCGCAGGCGCACAGCACGGCCGGCACGTCGTTGTGGGGTATCCAGCCCGGCAGCACGACGTTGCCCGAAAGCCCCAGGCGGGCGATCAGCGGCCGGCAGACCTCGTCGAAATAGGGGCTGCCGCCGCCGAGGATAAGCAGCCGCACGTCGGGGCGCACGGCCGCGACCTTGGCCAGGGCCTCAAGCAGGATGTCCACGCCGTCGTCGTGCTTGATGTCGCCGTGGAAAACCAGCACCGGCGCCTCGGCCGGGATGCCGAGCTTCTCGCGCACGCCGGTCGTGGGCACGTCGGGGCGGAAGGTTTGGGAATCCGTGCCGTCGGCCACGATGTGGATCTTCGCCGGGGGCAGCCCATGGGAGCGGACCAGGTGCTCCTTGAGCTGGCGGCTGACGACGAAGACGCAACGGGCCTGGCGCAGGACGTAGTTTTCCAGCCAGACGAGCGGCTTGCTCAAAAGCGGCATGTCCGTGCGGGCGATGTCGGAATAAAAATCCGTGAAATCGACGAAGACCGGGCGGCGAATCAGCTTGCCGGCGATGACCGCGGCCAGCCCGGCCAGGGGGTTCCAGGCGTGCAGGGCGGCGAAGCCCCGGCCGTAGGACCGGCGGTACCAGACCTCCAGGATGGCCAGGGAAAGGATGGAGGCCAGGAAATGCCAGATGCGCACGGGCAGGCGCCAGGAGGAATAGAGGTGTTTGGCCCAGCCCGGGAACTGGTTCATCCAGATCCATTCGACGAAATAGGAACGCCGGGTGGCCAGGTCCTTGCTCGGCGAAACCATGTTGACCATGACCCGCTTCTCGGCGATCAGCGCCTTGGCCAGCCAGTACATGCGCAAATTGGCCCGGGACACGGGCGGAATGGTGGTCTCGACCAGGATGCCCACCTTGGGCCGGCTGTCCAGGTCGAAGCCCTCGGGGATGACGGCGGGGGGGCGTTTTCGCAAAAAGAACATGGTTTTCCTCGGGCTGGCGATAGGACGGCGCAAGCGGCGCGGCAAGTGTAGCGGGAAGGTCGCGCCGAGGCAAGCGGGCGGCCCGGCCGGCCGCCGGGGCCGGCCGGGCCGCCCGCCTCACGACGACCGGGGCGCGAACCGGGGCGTCGTCTCGAAATCCATGGCGGCCAGGGTACGGTCGTAGATGGCGTCCCACAGGTTGTCGCGCGAGGCGGCCACCACTCTGGCCCGCATGGCGAAATACCAGTCGTCGTCGGTAAGCAGGCGCACGGCGGTCTCGGCCAGGACGGCCGGATCGTAGGGGATGACCAGGCCGAGCCCCCCGTCGCGCACCTCGCGGTGCGACGGCGGCACGTCGGTGGTGACCACGGGCAGGCCGCAGCCGATGGCTTCGCGGATCTTGATCACGTCGCCAAAGCGCTTCACGTTTTCCGGGAAGGGCATGTAGGGGGCCAGGGCGGCCGTGGCGCCCAGGGCCGCCCGCAGGATGGCGGACCGGTCCGTGACGTAGCCGTGCCAGACGATGGCCCGGGATACGCCCAGGGCCTCGGCCCGAGCCCTCAGTTCGGCCAACTGCGGCCCGTCGCCGAAGAGGTCGATGGTGGCATCGGGCACGGCGGCCAGGATGGCCGGCAGGGCCTCGACGATCAGCGCCACGCCGTTTTCGCGGCAGATGCCGCCGCTGTAGAACAGGCGCCGGCGGTCGACGGCGGCATCGGGCGGGATGACCACGCCGTCGGGGATGAAGCCGAAAGGCACCCACAGCTCGCGGCCCAGGCGCGACATGTCGTAGCCCAGGATGTCGCGCCGGGCGTCGCTTATGGTGTAGGTGAAGTTCCAGATGAAATCCGAGCGTTGGCAGGCGGCCTTGTCGAGCCAGATGTAGAAGTCGTTTAAAAGCTTGTTGTCGAACTTCCAGGGCGACCAGTCGGAGATGTAGTAGGCGCTTTCCTTGACCTTGCCCCGGACCTTGAGCGCGCCGCCGCACAGGGCCAGCAGCGACTCCACGCCGACAAAGAGGTCGATGGGGCCGGGGGTGGCCGCCGCGGCCCAGAAGCAGGCCAGGATGTCGCGGAATTTCAGGCGAAAATACGTCTTGGGCCGGGCCTTGTCCGGGGCCACGGCAAAGGGTGCGGTCAGCCAGGCCGGCCAGGTGCGCATTTCCCGCAAGGCCCCCCGCTCGAAAAACGAGGCCTGGGGCCGGGAGACCATGCCCGGCCGGGGCACCGAGAGTTCGAGCACCGTCAGGCGCTCGGCCCGGTCGCGAAAATACTCGAGCATGGGCCAGGCCGGGCAGTTGTGGCGCATGCGCTCGCCCGTGGCCGCGTCGGTGATGTCGGAAATGGTGGCCACCAGGACCGAGGACAGCCGTTTCATGGCCTACTCCCCCCCTTCCCGACGGGCCAGGACCACGTAGTGCTCCTGGCGGAAGACTTCGGTAAAGCCCGGGAGGTCGATTTCCTCCAGGCTGACGAACGTGGTGCTGACCAGGAAGTGGGTGAGCTTGTAGCGGTCGGCGATCTCGGTCAGGGGCTTTTGCAGGTGGGGCCAGAAATCCACCAGTTCGTAGACGCCCACGGAATTATCGGAAAGGAGCGCCTTGCCGTTTTCGAGGAAGTAGGTGACGGCGTCGGCCAGGCCGTGGGGAATGCAGGCGATGCGCACCTCGCCGGGGAAGGCGTTCAAATGCGCCAGCACCGCCCACAAGGCCGGGGTGACGGACTTGTCGGGGTTTTTGACCACGAGCTTGACCTGGAAAAAGAGGATCACGGCCAGGCAGCCCAGGCCCACCAGCCACGGCGCGACCTTGACCACTTCCCAGACGGCCGGGTCGGCGGCGAACTTGAGGATGCAGGCGGCCGCCACGGCCGCCGCCGCGCCGGTGGCGTATTCGAGGTAGCGCGGCCCCTCGCCCAGAAAACGCATGTACTTGGTATTGAAAAGGAGGCCGAGGAGAAAGAGGATGACCGACCATTTGACGGCCACGGAAAACCAGGGCGAGGCGGCGGCCAGTTCGTGGTAGTCCGGCAGGAAGACGGCGGCGAAGGCGTACACGGCCCAGGGATTGACGGCCAGAAACGGCAGCACCGGAATCTTCTGGATGAGGTATTCGATGCGGCGCACGAAATCGGTGTGCTGTTTTTCCTTGGTGGGCAGGCCGCGAATCTGATGGGCCAGGCGGTTGCGGATGTTGTACATCCAGAAGGCGATCAGAAGCAGCTGGCCGCGCAGGGACTTGAGGTAGGCGCCCTTGAAGGCGAAAATGGAAACGAGCACGCCGGCCAGGAAAACCAGCAGGCAGCGGGCGTTGTTGTCCACGACGGTGAAGCCGATGATGCCGAAAAAGAGCACCTGCACGGCCATGCGGTGGGTGAAGGTCAAAAGCGTCACCCCGGCCACGCCGAGGGCGAACGTCCAGGCGTTCGGGTGCAGGGCGTAGGCCTGGACGGCGAGCATGGCCCACAGGAAAACGAGGCTGCCGGGCGTGCGCAGGCTCAGGTTGCTGGCCTCCAGGGGCACCACGGGGGTGAGCATGTAGAGGAGCTGGGCCAGATGGCCGCCCACGGGCGCGCCGGAAACGGCCCAGCCCAGACCGTAGACGGTCAGGCTTTGCAGCACGTCGAAGGCCGGGGAGACAAGGCCCTGGTTGCGGTCGAGCCAGGCCTTGGAAAAGCGCGAACACACGAACGGCAAAAACGGCGGGTTGTCCACGGAGCCGGGCACGAGGTATTTCTCGGGCACGCTGTCCGGGTAGCGGCCGTGGCGGCGGATGGCGTCGGCCAGAAGCGCGAAGCGCCAGGTGTCGATACCGAAATAGCGGTTGAGAAGCCGCGGCCAGACTTCGAGGCCGAACCCGGCCAGGGCGATGACAACGGCGATCAGGATGTCGGTCATGCAACTCTCCGGTAAACGTATAACAGCTCGGGCAATCTGAAATCAGGCCCAGTATGGGACGTATTCGGCGAATTTATTGCCGGAAGAACCATCCTTCCTTTTGATCCTACCCGCCGAGACCGCGTCCCCGATAAGATTGGATATCTGTGTCCGCTGCTTTTCATGCATTTTGAAACGTTCGCGCAGGGAGGTGTTTGTCAACGTACTGCTCGAAAAATATTTGATTACCGCGTGTTGATAGCAGGCCTCGATCCTTTCATGCTGCGACATTTCAGAAAATTTCCTCGGCGCGAAAATCGTCACGGCAAAGGTGTTCTCCGTTTGCCTGAATGAAACCGGAGGCAGGCCATAGAGCTCGATGGCGGCAACAGCCTTCTGGAATCCCGTTCCCCGTTCTTCGCAAATTCCGAATCGTCGGAATGTCGATGCCAACATTTCATTGCGGGATTCCGGCCTGGTGCCGATCAAGCGATCCAAGGATTTTGTGGGGAGCAGGTTGCCAGGATTGGTGACCTCAATTCTATTGTCAAATAGTTCTATCATCGGGGAGGTGCCCGTCAGACTGAAATCCTGATGAATCAAAGCATTGGCCACGACTTCCCGCAAGGCGATCTCGGGGTAGACCGAGACCTCGGCGCGCAGCGCCGCTTTTATTA belongs to Solidesulfovibrio sp. and includes:
- a CDS encoding SDR family oxidoreductase, producing the protein MKKIMLFYPPGRFYQRGEDRSQGNVEQSTATSMRAPNDLGYAAATLKKEGFAVFLRDYQTERAAPADLLADFDRENPDGVFVSITNSTIFDDLKLVRELAAKKPGLLVMLKGAIFFAPDQALLEQLDLADVTYLIGLESDFIVGRLAAAHFGDPAAVPSIRGILYNKDGVWTPTDFASWETDLDSLPFPDRSLINNALYARPDTGEPQATIATSRGCPSACIFCMTPKISGKKLRLRSPENILAELSECYFTHGIRDFFFKSDTFTFDRDWTAAVCQAILASPLAGKIRWVANSKTKPLDRDTLFLMKKAGCWLVAFGYESGSPDTLSRIRKHTTIEDNRQATKWAKEAGLLTFGFFLVGLPWEGREHLEATRKHIFELDNDFLELHIAIPYYGTRLNEIAREEGLLPGTVLGKDYFNAPTVGTTRLSMEEIEAFRKKTLLDFHLRPTYIGRKLLQAGGNPKIVANYARFGLRLLKNTLLPPRRPKSAASQPPHVLLLGAGSDIALALARELAHKDAARLTLASRDLARLEQAAADIRAACGTPVAVRAFDATAFDSHQAFYDSLETPPDIVVVAFGLYPEQQAAQRDFALAKAALDVNLTGAASILEIAARDMEGRGAGTIVGLSSPAGERGRKSNYLYGAAKAGLTAYLAGLRHRLAKSGVRVLTVLPGWTRTRMTAAAPTPKCLTVTPARVAADIRQAIAAGASGTIYAPWFWRPIMALVRALPEKLFVRTNL
- a CDS encoding decaprenyl-phosphate phosphoribosyltransferase; protein product: MEHRPSRLASCLKLARPHQYVKNAFVFLPLFFGWKLAGPEALARAIVAFIAFCLTASAVYVVNDLRDVEEDRAHPAKRNRPLASGALSPAEGLLFAGLLLFGAFFFTVTLGNLPFAGILAAYLAINLLYSFSLKHKALIDLGCIAVGFVLRVFAGGVVTGITPSHWIVLMTFLLALFLGFAKRRDDLLLSAAGCEKTRRSLDGYNLEFVSAAMMIMAAVVIVSYILYTVSPEVIAKHGSDKLYLTAIFVIMGVLRYLQITLVECKSGSPTLVLLRDGFIQASLVLWIVSCYLILYMEHSGHP
- a CDS encoding B12-binding domain-containing radical SAM protein; this encodes MAKVLFLQRDGYESFGVMYLAAALAARGHGADVLVESQEKASFYDKARALRPDVVAFSLMTGLEGWAAQAASRVKAVWNGPVVAGGPHATFFPEFVAEPGLDAVCRGEAEDALPEFVDALAGGGDGARVPGFWVKAASGLAKNDLYPLRADLDSLPLPDRGFYRRRYPELVEGGGVEVLAARGCPFSCSFCYNHVLRRLYAGKGRYVRRHGHDRLLEEIARERRERPGGVRYVGFVDDLFIQDRDWLEGFLARYRAEIGLPFTCAVRANLVDAELVRELAASGCKVVSFGLESGDERLRNEVLGKKISEEQILRTAELLSAHGIRFSTFNMFNLPGETLALAEKTLALNLRLGPANHPWSGLLQPYRGTRVFDHIVERGLASGEAMQAGLFHQAVLRQPDTEALTAFNACFYWMVRLPRWRRPLFWLARHGGGLAERFFGLAASLHRYVRLMEPLEGGNPWLSALRLGWRRLRAYL
- a CDS encoding glycosyltransferase family 4 protein, yielding MFFLRKRPPAVIPEGFDLDSRPKVGILVETTIPPVSRANLRMYWLAKALIAEKRVMVNMVSPSKDLATRRSYFVEWIWMNQFPGWAKHLYSSWRLPVRIWHFLASILSLAILEVWYRRSYGRGFAALHAWNPLAGLAAVIAGKLIRRPVFVDFTDFYSDIARTDMPLLSKPLVWLENYVLRQARCVFVVSRQLKEHLVRSHGLPPAKIHIVADGTDSQTFRPDVPTTGVREKLGIPAEAPVLVFHGDIKHDDGVDILLEALAKVAAVRPDVRLLILGGGSPYFDEVCRPLIARLGLSGNVVLPGWIPHNDVPAVLCACDIGAMTLRATLNHDHYLSFKLFEYWGCGKPVVVTRLKAIGEIARDGENALVAKSGDADAFARAFLRLIEDRGLAARLGHAGRELVVREYDWREIMKKEAAVYTGEILDSRSAG